One Corynebacterium efficiens YS-314 DNA segment encodes these proteins:
- a CDS encoding type VII secretion-associated protein, producing the protein MTGVPDGMPVGTLHEPLNETLTVTVLETATIFEGPDTVYRYDIMATGIKEGWAVPAVVDQVQQLSSVHWPDVEVVIDGDDQVTEVLTRTFIGKGVTSYPAETLREHPLPAEEPEPDPVVTRPTRGRTHRDFYGIRLLHITLTVIFVGVVTGTWMLLGGGDTPVTTQEVEPQAAVTGTTQAPAPPTATAGTGVEGASTSTVAAAPAVLEGEGFLVAAPHGYRLDSDDGDPGMHVLTGRDPDLRIHIALDPLHGLEPHLVAEEMELVIAQDPTLERQPTVDGRIIYTEDPGDGSKVAWTTWFEADQQVSVGCHTRLGANVVQQAACRTVLDSLRIG; encoded by the coding sequence ATGACCGGGGTACCGGATGGGATGCCGGTGGGAACACTGCATGAACCGCTGAACGAGACCCTGACCGTGACCGTGTTGGAAACCGCCACCATCTTCGAGGGCCCCGACACCGTCTACCGCTATGACATCATGGCCACCGGCATCAAGGAGGGATGGGCGGTGCCGGCGGTGGTGGATCAGGTCCAGCAGCTCAGCTCGGTGCACTGGCCGGATGTGGAGGTGGTCATCGACGGTGATGACCAGGTCACCGAGGTGCTCACCCGTACCTTCATCGGCAAGGGGGTGACGTCCTATCCCGCGGAGACCCTCCGGGAACATCCCCTGCCCGCGGAGGAACCGGAGCCGGACCCGGTGGTCACCCGCCCGACCAGGGGCCGGACCCACCGGGATTTCTACGGCATCCGGCTCTTGCACATCACCCTGACCGTCATCTTTGTCGGTGTGGTCACCGGCACCTGGATGCTGCTCGGTGGTGGTGACACCCCGGTCACGACCCAGGAGGTCGAACCCCAGGCTGCGGTCACCGGGACCACCCAGGCACCCGCACCCCCGACGGCCACGGCCGGGACCGGGGTGGAGGGGGCGTCGACAAGCACGGTCGCGGCGGCCCCGGCGGTCCTGGAGGGTGAGGGTTTCCTCGTGGCCGCGCCGCACGGCTACCGGCTGGACAGCGACGACGGGGACCCCGGGATGCATGTGCTCACCGGGCGGGATCCGGATCTGCGGATCCACATCGCCCTCGACCCCCTCCACGGACTGGAACCGCATCTGGTGGCGGAGGAGATGGAGCTGGTCATTGCGCAGGATCCCACCCTGGAACGGCAACCGACCGTCGACGGGCGGATCATCTACACCGAGGATCCCGGTGACGGATCGAAGGTGGCCTGGACCACCTGGTTCGAAGCGGACCAGCAGGTCAGCGTGGGGTGTCACACCCGCCTGGGGGCGAATGTGGTGCAGCAGGCCGCCTGCCGGACCGTGCTGGATTCCCTCCGGATCGGGTGA
- a CDS encoding WXG100 family type VII secretion target, which translates to MSNLFRTESDVMLATAGQVDDTNDQVQNELSRLRGVVDSVRGSWAGQAQVSFDALMNRWNDSARQLQEALDSISTNIRANARSFDSTEADNAQAFSAVGGGAGLDL; encoded by the coding sequence ATGTCGAATCTTTTCAGGACAGAATCCGATGTCATGCTGGCCACCGCAGGCCAGGTCGATGACACCAACGACCAGGTACAAAATGAGCTGAGCCGTCTGCGCGGGGTCGTGGACTCCGTGCGGGGCAGCTGGGCGGGACAGGCGCAGGTGAGTTTCGACGCGCTGATGAACCGCTGGAATGACTCCGCCCGCCAGCTGCAGGAGGCACTTGATTCCATCTCCACCAACATCCGCGCCAACGCCCGGTCCTTCGACTCCACCGAGGCGGACAACGCCCAGGCCTTCAGCGCGGTGGGCGGCGGAGCGGGACTGGACCTCTAG
- a CDS encoding WXG100 family type VII secretion target produces MDMIRYEFGAIQGAATDINSTSGRINSLLDGLKQQLQPMVATWEGDSAVAYNEAQMKWDNAAAELNTILATISQTVSQGAERMSDVNRQAAASWGG; encoded by the coding sequence ATGGACATGATCCGTTATGAATTCGGTGCCATCCAGGGTGCCGCCACCGACATCAACTCCACCTCCGGTCGCATCAACTCGCTTCTCGACGGACTGAAGCAGCAGCTGCAGCCGATGGTCGCCACCTGGGAGGGTGACAGTGCCGTGGCCTACAACGAGGCCCAGATGAAGTGGGACAACGCCGCCGCCGAGCTCAACACCATCCTGGCCACCATCTCCCAGACCGTCTCCCAGGGCGCCGAGCGCATGAGTGACGTCAACAGGCAGGCCGCCGCCAGCTGGGGTGGATAA
- a CDS encoding sucrase ferredoxin gives MMGVDSLTSVSTAGSTTGSPLRCSDVGVEPLPGTAKTGNGFVLLEHPGPWSCDVLDGDTFTPELTARLEAHLKAAKMGLQLIRKPGREGRQIDGHTVFLVFSEQEVIERLVVEDPAGVLDLDLSGPGRNGAGLGAQRVDHPVLLICTHAKRDVCCAVKGRPLAAELVAQFPSGFVWESSHTKGHRFAPSMLLMPWNYSFGRLNAEATAALLTAAQRGEFFHPGNRGRGTLDARGQVAELAVAEQLIGNGETVGLGQLEVEAHPESAVVTHPDGRIFEVELEQRTIDGVISSCGDEPKVGKGWVATAVRQRA, from the coding sequence ATGATGGGCGTTGATTCCTTGACTTCTGTTTCGACCGCTGGTTCGACCACCGGATCCCCACTCCGCTGCTCCGATGTCGGCGTGGAACCCCTGCCGGGTACCGCCAAGACCGGTAACGGTTTTGTCCTGCTGGAACACCCCGGCCCCTGGAGCTGCGATGTCCTCGACGGTGATACCTTCACCCCGGAGCTCACCGCCCGCCTGGAGGCGCATCTCAAGGCGGCGAAGATGGGCCTGCAGCTCATCCGCAAACCCGGGCGGGAGGGTCGCCAGATCGACGGGCACACCGTGTTCCTGGTGTTCAGTGAGCAGGAGGTGATCGAACGCCTGGTGGTGGAGGATCCGGCCGGGGTACTCGACCTGGATCTCTCCGGTCCCGGACGCAACGGGGCAGGCCTGGGTGCCCAGCGCGTGGACCATCCCGTGCTGCTGATCTGCACCCACGCCAAGCGGGATGTCTGCTGCGCGGTCAAGGGCCGGCCCCTGGCGGCTGAGCTGGTCGCGCAGTTCCCCTCCGGTTTCGTGTGGGAGTCCTCGCACACCAAAGGACACCGCTTCGCACCGTCGATGCTGCTGATGCCGTGGAACTACTCCTTCGGCCGACTCAACGCCGAGGCCACCGCGGCGCTGCTCACTGCAGCACAGCGCGGGGAGTTCTTCCACCCCGGCAATCGGGGTCGTGGCACCCTGGATGCCCGTGGTCAGGTCGCGGAACTGGCTGTCGCCGAGCAGCTGATCGGCAACGGGGAGACCGTCGGGTTGGGGCAGCTGGAAGTGGAGGCGCACCCGGAGAGCGCCGTGGTCACCCACCCGGATGGCCGGATCTTCGAGGTTGAGCTGGAGCAGCGCACCATCGACGGGGTCATCTCCTCCTGCGGTGATGAACCGAAGGTGGGGAAGGGGTGGGTGGCCACTGCCGTGCGGCAGCGCGCCTGA
- the rplM gene encoding 50S ribosomal protein L13: MSTYHPKSGDITRKWYVIDATDVVLGRLATHAADLLRGKGKPLFAPNVDCGDHVIIINADKVAITSNKRDREMRYRHSGYPGGLKSMTLGRSLELHPERVLEESITGMMPHNKLTAASVKKLHVFAGSEHPYAAQKPETYEIKKVAQ, encoded by the coding sequence GTGTCTACTTACCACCCGAAGAGCGGTGACATCACCCGTAAGTGGTACGTCATCGACGCCACTGACGTGGTCCTGGGTCGCCTGGCCACCCACGCCGCCGACCTGCTTCGCGGCAAGGGCAAGCCCCTGTTCGCACCCAACGTTGACTGCGGTGACCATGTCATCATCATCAACGCTGACAAGGTTGCCATCACCTCCAACAAGCGCGATCGCGAGATGCGCTACCGCCACTCCGGTTACCCGGGTGGTCTGAAGTCCATGACCCTGGGCCGTTCCCTGGAACTGCACCCGGAGCGTGTGCTCGAGGAATCCATCACCGGCATGATGCCGCACAACAAGCTGACCGCTGCATCTGTGAAGAAGCTGCACGTCTTCGCTGGTTCTGAGCACCCATACGCTGCTCAGAAGCCGGAGACCTACGAGATCAAGAAGGTGGCCCAGTAA
- the rpsI gene encoding 30S ribosomal protein S9 gives MSEPIQNENVESNVADAADIAAATAATEEFTNTIGDAISTSTEEETFEAAPAVLDGPIWTVGRRKRAIVRVRMVAGSGEITCNGRTLEDYFPNKLHQQLIKAPLVLLGREGQFDIHANLGGGGPTGQAGAFRLAIARALNAYNPAERPTLKKAGFLTRDARAVERKKAGLHKARRAPQYSKR, from the coding sequence ATGTCCGAGCCTATCCAGAACGAGAACGTAGAGAGCAACGTCGCTGACGCTGCCGACATCGCTGCAGCAACCGCTGCAACCGAGGAGTTCACCAACACCATCGGTGATGCGATCTCCACCTCCACCGAGGAAGAGACCTTCGAGGCTGCACCTGCAGTTCTCGACGGCCCGATCTGGACCGTTGGGCGCCGTAAGCGCGCCATCGTCCGCGTCCGCATGGTCGCCGGTTCCGGTGAGATCACCTGCAACGGCCGCACCCTCGAGGATTACTTCCCGAACAAGCTGCACCAGCAGCTGATCAAGGCTCCTCTGGTCCTGCTGGGCCGCGAGGGCCAGTTCGACATCCACGCAAACCTGGGTGGCGGCGGACCTACCGGTCAGGCTGGCGCATTCCGCCTCGCCATCGCCCGTGCACTCAACGCCTACAACCCGGCTGAGCGTCCGACCCTGAAGAAGGCCGGATTCCTCACCCGTGACGCTCGTGCAGTTGAGCGTAAGAAGGCTGGTCTGCACAAGGCACGTCGTGCCCCGCAGTACTCCAAGCGCTGA
- the glmM gene encoding phosphoglucosamine mutase, producing the protein MTRLFGTDGVRGLANKTLTAPLALKLGAAAAHVLTAGTRPHGRRPVAIVGRDPRVSGEMLAAALAAGMASRGVDVLRVGVIPTPGVAFLTDDYGADMGVMISASHNPMPDNGIKFFSAGGHKLPDEVEDEIERVMDDLPEEGPTGHGIGRVIEEAPDARGRYLQHLADAVPTDLSGITVVVDAANGAASVIAPQAYEAAGAKVIAIHNTPNAYNINEKCGSTHMDQIQAAVLEHGADLGLAHDGDADRCLAVDSDGNIVDGDQIMAILAIAMKENSELRKNTLVATVMSNLGLKLAMEKADIQLRTTKVGDRYVLEELNAGGFALGGEQSGHIVLPDHGTTGDGTLTGLSLMARMAATGKPLSELAAAMTVLPQVLINVPVADKSSIMKSANVQAAVAAAEEELGGTGRVLLRPSGTEELFRVMVEAAEQEQARRVAGRLAAVVAEA; encoded by the coding sequence ATGACTCGACTTTTTGGAACCGACGGTGTTCGTGGTCTGGCGAACAAGACCCTCACCGCGCCCCTCGCACTGAAGCTCGGTGCAGCAGCAGCTCACGTCCTCACAGCAGGTACCCGCCCCCATGGTCGCCGCCCGGTGGCCATCGTCGGCCGTGACCCCCGTGTGTCCGGTGAGATGCTCGCGGCTGCCCTGGCCGCCGGCATGGCCAGCCGCGGCGTGGATGTGCTGCGTGTCGGTGTCATCCCGACCCCGGGTGTTGCCTTCCTCACCGATGACTACGGCGCCGACATGGGTGTCATGATCTCCGCCTCCCACAACCCCATGCCCGACAATGGCATCAAGTTCTTCTCCGCCGGTGGCCACAAACTCCCCGATGAGGTCGAGGATGAGATCGAGCGCGTGATGGATGATCTCCCGGAGGAGGGCCCCACCGGGCACGGCATCGGTCGTGTCATCGAGGAGGCTCCGGATGCCCGGGGCCGCTACCTCCAGCACCTGGCTGACGCTGTCCCCACGGATCTCTCGGGTATCACCGTGGTGGTCGATGCCGCCAACGGTGCCGCCAGCGTGATCGCACCGCAGGCCTATGAGGCTGCCGGTGCGAAGGTGATTGCCATCCACAACACGCCGAATGCCTACAACATCAACGAGAAGTGTGGGTCCACCCACATGGACCAGATCCAGGCGGCTGTTCTGGAACACGGTGCGGATCTCGGCCTGGCCCACGACGGTGACGCCGACCGCTGCCTCGCGGTGGACAGCGACGGCAATATCGTCGACGGTGATCAGATCATGGCGATCCTCGCGATCGCGATGAAGGAGAACTCCGAGTTGCGCAAGAACACCCTCGTGGCCACGGTCATGTCGAACCTGGGTCTGAAACTGGCCATGGAAAAGGCCGATATCCAGCTGCGCACCACCAAGGTCGGTGACCGTTATGTCCTCGAGGAGCTCAACGCCGGTGGCTTTGCGCTCGGTGGCGAACAGTCGGGTCATATCGTCCTGCCGGATCACGGCACCACCGGTGACGGCACCCTCACCGGCCTGTCACTCATGGCGCGTATGGCGGCCACCGGCAAGCCCCTGTCCGAGCTGGCGGCGGCGATGACCGTGCTGCCGCAGGTTCTCATCAACGTGCCGGTTGCCGACAAGTCCAGCATCATGAAAAGCGCCAACGTCCAGGCCGCCGTGGCCGCTGCCGAGGAGGAACTCGGTGGGACCGGTCGTGTGCTGCTGCGTCCCTCCGGCACCGAGGAGCTCTTCCGCGTCATGGTCGAGGCCGCGGAGCAGGAGCAGGCCCGTCGCGTCGCCGGGCGTCTCGCCGCGGTGGTCGCCGAAGCCTAG